One window of Chloroflexota bacterium genomic DNA carries:
- a CDS encoding LysM peptidoglycan-binding domain-containing protein has translation MKRTRILLVALLVAVLLLLAVGPMTASAAGPCGPVYPCAVRYHVVCPGETLTRIAWRYGTTVGAIAAANGIWNPNRIYAGQVLRIPCPCTCWTPRPACHVVRWGETLFGIARMYGTSVWAIARANGIWDINYIRAGQCLVIP, from the coding sequence ATGAAACGCACCCGGATTCTCCTCGTAGCCCTGCTTGTTGCCGTCCTGCTCCTGTTGGCCGTGGGGCCCATGACGGCCAGCGCCGCCGGCCCGTGCGGCCCCGTTTACCCGTGCGCGGTCAGGTATCACGTCGTCTGCCCGGGCGAGACGCTCACCCGCATCGCGTGGCGCTACGGCACCACCGTGGGGGCCATCGCCGCTGCCAACGGCATCTGGAACCCCAACCGCATCTACGCGGGCCAGGTGCTGCGCATCCCGTGCCCGTGCACCTGCTGGACGCCGAGACCCGCCTGCCACGTCGTGCGCTGGGGCGAGACGCTGTTCGGCATTGCGCGCATGTACGGGACATCGGTCTGGGCCATCGCCAGGGCCAACGGCATCTGGGACATCAACTACATTCGCGCCGGGCAGTGCCTCGTGATCCCGTAG